Proteins encoded in a region of the Pseudomonas putida genome:
- a CDS encoding multidrug effflux MFS transporter: MNLRMVLILGALSAFGPLAIDFYLPAFPAMAQAFATDEKHVQATLAAYFLGLSIGQLAYGPVADRFGRRLPLMFGVTLFTLASLACAYAPNLDTLVLARFVQALGGCAGMVLSRAIVSDKCDPVASAKVFSQLMLVMGLAPILAPMLGGVLVNLAGWQSIFLALSLFSAGCLLAVSLGLPESLPEHIPRQPLSGALRQYLRLLADRAFLGHALTGGIAIAGMFAYIAGSPFVFIKLYGVPAEHYGWLFGTNAAGFILVAQVNARLLARRGPAFLLARAVWLYLVAGLVLLGVAALRPAQLWPLLIPLFICIASLGCIIPNASACAMSGQGARAGSASALMGCVQFSVAAGAAALVGLLHDGSAVPMAMVISLCGALVVSVALLTRRLQAKAPA, encoded by the coding sequence ATGAACCTGCGAATGGTGCTCATCCTGGGCGCACTCAGTGCGTTTGGGCCTTTGGCGATCGACTTCTACCTGCCCGCCTTCCCGGCCATGGCGCAAGCGTTCGCTACCGATGAAAAACACGTCCAGGCCACGTTGGCTGCCTACTTCCTCGGCCTGTCCATCGGCCAGTTGGCCTATGGGCCAGTTGCCGACCGCTTTGGCCGACGCCTACCGTTGATGTTCGGCGTGACCCTGTTCACCCTGGCGTCACTGGCTTGTGCCTATGCCCCCAACCTCGACACGTTGGTACTGGCGCGTTTCGTCCAGGCACTGGGCGGTTGTGCCGGCATGGTGCTGTCGCGGGCCATCGTCAGCGACAAGTGCGACCCGGTAGCCTCAGCGAAAGTGTTCTCGCAGCTGATGCTGGTCATGGGCCTGGCGCCGATCCTGGCACCGATGCTGGGTGGGGTGCTGGTGAACCTGGCCGGCTGGCAGTCGATTTTCCTCGCGCTGAGCCTGTTCAGTGCCGGCTGCCTGCTGGCGGTCAGCCTGGGCCTGCCTGAAAGCCTGCCTGAGCATATACCCCGCCAGCCGCTGTCTGGCGCCTTGCGCCAGTACCTGCGTTTGCTCGCTGACCGGGCTTTCCTCGGCCATGCGTTGACCGGCGGTATCGCTATTGCCGGCATGTTTGCCTATATCGCCGGTTCGCCCTTCGTATTCATCAAGCTGTATGGGGTGCCCGCCGAGCATTACGGCTGGTTGTTCGGTACCAATGCTGCGGGCTTTATTCTGGTGGCACAGGTGAACGCCCGCTTGCTGGCCAGGCGCGGGCCAGCCTTCCTGCTGGCCCGCGCGGTTTGGCTGTACCTGGTTGCGGGCCTGGTGCTGCTGGGCGTGGCGGCATTGCGACCCGCGCAGTTGTGGCCGCTGCTGATACCGCTGTTCATCTGTATCGCCAGCCTTGGTTGCATCATTCCCAATGCTTCCGCCTGCGCCATGAGCGGGCAGGGTGCGCGGGCCGGCAGTGCCTCGGCACTGATGGGCTGCGTGCAGTTCAGCGTTGCCGCAGGTGCGGCGGCGCTGGTCGGGCTGCTGCATGATGGCAGTGCAGTGCCGATGGCAATGGTGATCAGCCTGTGCGGGGCGCTTGTGGTCAGTGTCGCGCTGTTGACCCGACGTTTGCAGGCCAAGGCTCCCGCATGA
- a CDS encoding transcriptional regulator yields the protein MNAASSISQIASLMADPKRSAMLWALIDGTPRLANELAIMTGLTSSSACAHLSLLSSAGLLKHEARGRKRYFCLATPQVGAAVEALASVQLESVRGERAKAPVSSLPMSMRRARRCGDHLGGALASELYDRLVVAGWLDGCGRQLMVSDEGRAQLALVGVYIDALAPHQQRGCVICRCTEWDDQGPHLGGVLGQALFRLFLQSGWIREAEDTRALHISALGVQQINRIARVATLQVG from the coding sequence ATGAACGCAGCCAGCAGTATCAGCCAAATCGCCAGCCTGATGGCCGACCCCAAGCGCAGTGCCATGTTGTGGGCATTGATCGATGGCACGCCACGGTTGGCCAATGAACTCGCGATAATGACCGGCCTGACTTCGTCGTCGGCCTGCGCGCACCTCTCGTTGCTGTCGTCGGCCGGTTTGCTCAAGCATGAAGCCAGGGGCCGTAAACGCTACTTCTGCCTGGCAACCCCTCAGGTCGGGGCGGCGGTTGAGGCCTTGGCCAGCGTACAGCTGGAAAGCGTACGGGGAGAGCGTGCCAAGGCGCCGGTATCATCGCTGCCCATGTCGATGCGCCGGGCACGCCGATGTGGCGACCACCTGGGCGGGGCGTTGGCCAGTGAGTTGTATGATCGCCTGGTGGTGGCCGGCTGGCTGGACGGCTGCGGTCGACAGTTGATGGTCAGTGACGAGGGGCGGGCGCAGTTGGCGTTGGTCGGGGTCTACATCGATGCTCTGGCGCCACACCAGCAACGAGGTTGCGTGATCTGCCGCTGCACCGAGTGGGATGACCAGGGCCCGCACCTTGGGGGCGTGCTGGGCCAGGCCTTGTTCAGGTTGTTTTTGCAATCTGGCTGGATACGTGAGGCCGAGGACACGCGGGCTTTGCATATTTCGGCGCTGGGCGTCCAGCAGATCAATCGCATTGCCCGCGTGGCGACGTTGCAGGTCGGTTGA
- a CDS encoding adenosine deaminase, translating to MYDWLNALPKAELHLHLEGSLEPELLFALAERNKIALPWNDVETLRGAYAFNNLQEFLDLYYQGADVLRTEQDFYDLTWAYLQRCKAQNVVHTEPFFDPQTHTDRGIAFEVVLNGISQALKDGREQLGISSGLILSFLRHLSEDEAHKTLDQALPFRDAFIAVGLDSSEMGHPPRKFQRVFDRARSEGFVAVAHAGEEGPPEYIWEALDLLKIKRIDHGVRAIEDERLMQRIIEEQIPLTVCPLSNTKLCVFDHMSQHNILDMLERGVKVTVNSDDPAYFGGYVTENFHALHTHLGMTEDQARRLAQNSLDARLI from the coding sequence ATGTATGACTGGTTGAACGCCCTGCCCAAGGCCGAGCTGCACCTGCACCTGGAGGGCTCGCTGGAGCCCGAGCTGCTGTTCGCCCTGGCCGAGCGCAACAAGATCGCCCTGCCCTGGAACGATGTGGAAACCTTGCGCGGCGCCTACGCCTTCAACAACCTGCAAGAGTTCCTCGACCTGTATTACCAGGGCGCCGATGTGCTGCGTACCGAGCAGGACTTCTACGACCTGACCTGGGCCTACCTGCAACGCTGCAAGGCTCAGAACGTGGTTCACACCGAACCGTTCTTCGACCCGCAGACCCACACTGACCGCGGTATCGCCTTCGAAGTGGTGCTCAACGGTATCAGCCAGGCGCTCAAGGACGGCCGCGAGCAGTTGGGCATCAGCAGTGGCCTGATCCTCAGCTTCCTGCGCCACCTCAGCGAGGATGAGGCGCACAAGACCCTCGACCAGGCCTTGCCGTTCCGCGATGCGTTCATTGCCGTAGGCCTGGACAGCTCGGAGATGGGCCACCCGCCACGCAAGTTCCAGCGTGTGTTCGACCGCGCCCGCAGCGAAGGCTTCGTCGCCGTTGCCCATGCGGGAGAAGAAGGCCCGCCCGAGTACATTTGGGAAGCCCTCGACCTGCTGAAGATCAAGCGTATCGACCATGGCGTGCGCGCCATCGAGGACGAGCGCCTGATGCAGCGCATCATCGAAGAACAGATCCCGCTCACCGTGTGCCCGCTGTCCAACACAAAGCTGTGCGTGTTCGATCACATGAGCCAGCACAACATCCTGGACATGCTCGAGCGTGGCGTGAAAGTCACCGTCAACTCGGACGACCCGGCCTACTTCGGCGGCTATGTCACGGAAAACTTCCACGCCCTGCACACCCACCTGGGCATGACCGAAGACCAAGCCCGTCGCCTGGCGCAGAACAGCCTTGACGCACGTTTGATCTGA
- a CDS encoding SDR family oxidoreductase codes for MANAKNALIIGASRGLGLGLVQRLHEDGWNITATVRNPQQPGALADVPGVHIEQLEMNDTAQLDGLKLRLQGQAFDLVFINAGVMGPLPQDLETVQTKDIGDLFMTNAVAPIRVARRLVGQVREGSGVLAFMSSILGSVTIPDGGEICLYKASKAALNSMINSFVVEQQRPDLCVLAMHPGWVKTDMGGENAEIDVLTSTRGMLEQIKAQSGNGGLHFINYKGEPLVW; via the coding sequence ATGGCTAACGCAAAAAACGCACTTATCATCGGCGCCTCGCGGGGGCTTGGCCTGGGCCTGGTACAACGCCTGCACGAAGACGGCTGGAACATAACCGCCACCGTCCGCAACCCGCAGCAGCCAGGTGCCCTGGCGGACGTGCCCGGCGTGCACATCGAGCAGCTGGAGATGAACGACACTGCCCAGCTCGACGGCCTGAAGCTACGCCTTCAAGGCCAGGCATTCGACCTGGTGTTCATCAACGCAGGTGTCATGGGCCCGTTGCCGCAAGACTTGGAGACGGTACAGACCAAAGACATCGGCGACCTGTTCATGACCAACGCCGTGGCGCCGATCCGCGTGGCACGCCGGCTGGTAGGCCAGGTACGCGAGGGCAGCGGTGTTCTGGCGTTCATGAGCTCTATTCTGGGCAGCGTGACCATACCCGACGGCGGTGAAATCTGCCTGTACAAAGCCAGCAAGGCAGCACTGAACTCGATGATCAACAGCTTTGTTGTCGAGCAGCAGCGCCCCGACCTGTGCGTACTGGCCATGCACCCGGGCTGGGTGAAAACCGACATGGGCGGCGAAAACGCCGAAATCGATGTGCTCACCAGCACCCGTGGCATGCTCGAACAGATCAAGGCGCAAAGTGGCAACGGCGGCCTGCACTTCATCAACTACAAAGGCGAACCCTTGGTCTGGTGA
- a CDS encoding YigZ family protein translates to MPSTLLDLCEYREEIRKSRFITLAGPISSAAEAMSFIERHSDLAATHNCWAWKLGAQYRSSDDGEPGGTAGRPILAAIEAQDCDQVVVLVIRWYGGIQLGTGGLARAYGGGANKCLQQAPKRLLVQRSEFTCSCSFSELALVKLRLAEVDGLVLDEQFTANGVDLLIALGDAHLAPLQQQLADLSRGRILLEAR, encoded by the coding sequence ATGCCTTCTACCCTGCTCGACCTCTGCGAGTACCGCGAGGAAATCCGCAAAAGCCGCTTCATCACCCTCGCCGGGCCAATCAGCAGTGCCGCCGAAGCGATGAGTTTCATCGAACGCCACAGCGACCTTGCCGCCACCCACAACTGCTGGGCCTGGAAACTCGGCGCGCAGTACCGCAGCAGCGATGACGGCGAGCCCGGCGGGACCGCAGGGCGGCCGATCCTGGCGGCCATCGAAGCGCAGGATTGCGACCAGGTGGTGGTTCTGGTGATCCGCTGGTACGGCGGTATCCAGCTGGGTACAGGCGGACTGGCAAGGGCCTATGGCGGCGGCGCCAACAAGTGCCTGCAACAAGCACCCAAACGCCTGCTGGTACAGCGCAGCGAATTCACCTGCAGCTGCAGTTTCAGCGAACTTGCGCTGGTGAAGCTGCGCCTGGCAGAGGTTGACGGCCTGGTCCTGGATGAACAGTTCACCGCCAATGGCGTGGATCTGTTGATTGCCCTGGGTGACGCCCACCTGGCGCCATTGCAGCAGCAACTGGCCGATCTGAGCCGCGGGCGCATTTTGCTCGAAGCGCGCTGA
- a CDS encoding TetR/AcrR family transcriptional regulator, with product MTLEVPAHRLSASGKPAGRIRQKNEQAIIQAAEDEFARHGFKGTSMNTIALKAGLPKANLHYYFTNKLGLYIAVLSNIIELWDSTFNALSVEDDPGEALSQYIRTKMEFSRRNPQASRIFAMEVISGGTCLTEYFSADYREWFRGRAAVFQAWIEAGKMDPVDPVHLIFLLWGSTQHYADFATQICQVTGRSRLTKQDMEDASNNLIHIILKGCGIKPAA from the coding sequence ATGACCCTAGAAGTCCCTGCGCATCGCCTCTCCGCCTCGGGCAAGCCCGCAGGCCGCATCCGCCAGAAGAACGAACAGGCCATTATCCAGGCCGCCGAAGACGAATTCGCCCGCCATGGTTTCAAGGGCACCAGCATGAACACCATCGCGCTCAAGGCAGGGTTGCCCAAGGCCAACCTGCACTACTACTTCACCAACAAGCTGGGCCTGTACATTGCCGTGCTCAGCAACATCATCGAGTTGTGGGACAGCACGTTCAACGCCTTGAGCGTCGAGGATGACCCCGGCGAAGCCCTGAGCCAGTACATCCGCACCAAGATGGAGTTCTCTCGGCGCAACCCGCAAGCCTCGCGGATTTTCGCCATGGAAGTGATCAGCGGTGGCACCTGCCTGACCGAATACTTCAGTGCCGACTACCGCGAATGGTTCCGCGGCCGGGCTGCAGTGTTCCAGGCCTGGATCGAAGCCGGCAAGATGGACCCTGTCGACCCGGTGCACCTGATCTTCCTGCTCTGGGGCAGCACCCAGCATTACGCCGACTTCGCCACCCAGATCTGCCAGGTGACCGGCCGCAGCCGCCTGACCAAGCAGGACATGGAAGACGCGAGCAACAACCTTATCCACATCATTCTGAAGGGCTGCGGCATCAAGCCGGCTGCCTGA
- a CDS encoding LysR family transcriptional regulator, whose protein sequence is MSRRPDPLAQVSDFDIRLLKIYRSVVECGGFSAAENVLGIGRSAISQQMNDLEQRLGLRLCQRGRAGFSLTEEGREVYHSALQLLSALESFRTEVNGLHQHLRGELNIGLTDNLVTLPHMRITHALAELKDRGPDVRIQIRMIAPSQVEHGVLDGSLHVGVVPQTSPLSGLEYQPLYSERSLLYCAVGHPLFYADDQQIDDERLNSQEAITPTFRLPAEIQAHYQALNCTASASDREGMAFLILTGRYIGYLPDHYATFWVQQGRLRALKPRQRFYDLSLSWVTRKGRRPNLVLESFLESLAATR, encoded by the coding sequence ATGAGCCGACGCCCCGATCCACTCGCTCAAGTCAGCGATTTCGACATCCGCTTGCTGAAGATCTACCGCAGCGTCGTCGAGTGCGGTGGCTTCTCAGCCGCCGAAAACGTACTGGGCATTGGCCGCTCGGCCATCAGCCAGCAGATGAACGACCTCGAACAACGCCTCGGCCTGCGTCTGTGCCAGCGTGGTCGCGCCGGTTTCTCGCTGACCGAGGAAGGCCGCGAGGTCTACCACTCGGCACTGCAGCTGCTCAGTGCTCTGGAGAGCTTCCGCACCGAGGTCAACGGCCTGCACCAGCATTTGCGTGGCGAACTGAACATTGGCCTGACCGACAACCTGGTGACGCTGCCACATATGCGCATCACCCATGCCCTGGCCGAGCTCAAGGATCGTGGCCCGGATGTACGCATCCAGATCCGCATGATCGCCCCCAGCCAGGTCGAGCACGGCGTGCTCGACGGCAGCCTGCACGTGGGCGTAGTGCCGCAGACCAGCCCGTTGTCGGGCTTGGAGTACCAGCCGTTGTACAGCGAACGCTCGCTGCTGTACTGCGCGGTTGGCCATCCGTTGTTCTATGCCGATGACCAGCAAATCGACGACGAGCGCCTCAATAGCCAGGAAGCCATCACCCCCACCTTCCGCCTGCCTGCCGAAATTCAGGCGCATTACCAGGCGCTGAATTGCACGGCCAGCGCTTCGGACCGCGAGGGCATGGCGTTTCTGATCCTGACCGGGCGCTACATCGGCTACCTGCCCGACCACTACGCCACGTTCTGGGTACAACAGGGCCGTTTGCGTGCGCTCAAGCCCCGGCAGCGCTTCTACGACCTGAGCCTGAGCTGGGTTACCCGCAAAGGCCGGCGCCCCAACCTGGTGCTGGAAAGCTTCCTCGAAAGCCTGGCTGCGACACGTTGA
- a CDS encoding aspartate aminotransferase family protein: MNMPETAPAGIASQLKLDAHWMPYTANRNFQRDPRLIVAAEGNYLVDDQGRKIFDALSGLWTCGAGHTRKEITEAVTRQLGTLDYSPAFQFGHPLSFQLAEKIAELVPGNLNHVFYTNSGSECADTALKMVRAYWRLKGQATKTKIIGRARGYHGVNIAGTSLGGVNGNRKMFGQLLDVDHLPHTVLPVNAFSKGMPEEGGIALADEMLKLIELHDASNIAAVIVEPLAGSAGVLPPPKGYLKRLREICTQHNILLIFDEVITGFGRMGAMTGSEAFGVTPDLMCIAKQVTNGAIPMGAVIASSEIYQTFMDQPTPEYAVEFPHGYTYSAHPVACAAGIAALDLLQKENLVQSAAELAPHFEKLLHGVKGTKNVIDIRNYGLAGAIQIAARDGDAIVRPYEVAMKLWKAGFYVRFGGDTLQFGPTFNTTPQELDRLFDAVGENLNLID, from the coding sequence ATGAACATGCCCGAAACCGCCCCTGCCGGTATCGCCAGCCAGCTCAAGCTGGATGCCCACTGGATGCCCTACACCGCCAACCGCAATTTCCAGCGCGACCCACGCCTGATCGTGGCGGCCGAAGGCAACTACCTGGTCGATGACCAGGGGCGCAAGATCTTTGACGCCCTGTCTGGCCTGTGGACCTGCGGCGCCGGGCACACCCGCAAGGAAATCACCGAAGCGGTGACTCGCCAGCTGGGTACGCTGGACTATTCCCCCGCGTTTCAGTTTGGCCACCCGCTGTCGTTCCAGCTGGCGGAAAAGATCGCCGAGCTGGTGCCGGGCAATCTGAATCATGTCTTCTATACCAACTCCGGTTCCGAATGCGCTGACACCGCGCTGAAGATGGTACGTGCCTACTGGCGCCTGAAAGGCCAGGCGACCAAGACCAAGATCATCGGCCGTGCTCGTGGCTACCACGGGGTGAACATCGCCGGTACCAGCCTGGGGGGTGTCAACGGCAACCGCAAGATGTTTGGCCAACTGCTGGACGTCGATCACCTGCCTCACACCGTGTTGCCGGTGAACGCCTTCTCCAAAGGCATGCCAGAAGAGGGCGGTATTGCCCTGGCTGACGAAATGCTCAAGCTGATCGAACTGCACGATGCCTCCAACATTGCTGCGGTCATTGTCGAGCCGCTGGCAGGTTCGGCCGGTGTGCTGCCACCGCCGAAGGGTTACCTGAAACGCCTGCGTGAAATCTGCACCCAGCACAACATCCTGCTGATCTTCGACGAAGTGATCACCGGCTTCGGCCGCATGGGCGCGATGACCGGCTCGGAAGCCTTCGGCGTTACCCCGGACCTGATGTGCATCGCCAAACAGGTGACCAACGGCGCCATCCCGATGGGCGCGGTAATCGCCAGCAGCGAGATCTACCAGACCTTCATGGACCAGCCGACGCCGGAATATGCCGTGGAATTCCCGCACGGCTACACCTACTCGGCGCACCCGGTAGCCTGTGCCGCCGGTATCGCCGCGCTGGACCTGCTGCAGAAAGAAAACCTGGTGCAGTCCGCTGCCGAGCTGGCGCCGCACTTCGAGAAGTTGCTGCACGGCGTAAAGGGCACCAAGAACGTCATCGATATCCGTAACTACGGCTTGGCCGGCGCCATCCAGATCGCCGCCCGTGACGGTGATGCCATCGTTCGCCCATACGAAGTGGCGATGAAGTTGTGGAAGGCAGGCTTCTATGTACGCTTCGGGGGCGACACTCTGCAGTTCGGCCCAACGTTCAACACCACGCCGCAAGAACTGGATCGCCTGTTCGACGCCGTCGGCGAAAACCTGAACCTGATCGACTGA
- a CDS encoding paraquat-inducible protein A, which translates to MPNSVEPETLAQLPLDELVACHECDLLLRKPVLQHGEKAQCPRCGYELYAHRHNVVNRSLALVLTALLLFVPANFLPIMQLHLLGQTSDDTVWSGVLGLYNSQMRGVAVVVFLCSMAIPLAKLLCQLAVLLSIRLNVGRNFGLLFYRIYHHLRDWGMLEVYFMGVLVAIVKLVDLAELTVGLGLFCFISLLLIQVWLEVVMSPHQIWSALSGEDLHAGD; encoded by the coding sequence ATGCCCAACTCTGTCGAACCTGAAACCTTGGCCCAATTGCCGTTGGACGAGCTTGTCGCCTGCCACGAATGCGACCTGCTGCTGCGCAAGCCCGTGCTCCAGCACGGTGAGAAAGCCCAATGCCCACGTTGCGGTTACGAGCTTTATGCTCATCGGCACAACGTGGTCAACCGTAGCCTGGCGTTGGTACTGACCGCGCTGTTGCTGTTCGTGCCTGCCAATTTTCTACCGATCATGCAGTTGCACCTGCTTGGCCAGACCTCGGACGATACTGTCTGGAGCGGCGTATTGGGCCTGTACAATTCGCAGATGCGTGGTGTAGCGGTAGTCGTGTTCCTGTGCAGCATGGCCATCCCCTTGGCAAAACTGCTCTGCCAACTGGCGGTACTGCTGAGTATCCGCTTGAACGTGGGGCGTAACTTCGGCCTGTTGTTCTACCGCATCTATCACCACCTGCGTGACTGGGGCATGCTCGAGGTCTATTTCATGGGGGTGTTGGTGGCTATCGTCAAGCTGGTGGACCTGGCCGAGTTGACCGTGGGCCTGGGGCTGTTCTGTTTCATCAGCCTGTTGTTGATCCAGGTATGGCTTGAGGTGGTGATGTCACCGCACCAGATTTGGAGTGCACTTTCGGGGGAGGACCTGCATGCGGGCGATTGA
- a CDS encoding paraquat-inducible protein A: protein MRAIDAGILVCNECHELNKQVQDSTSQTCTRCGAIVHARRPNSIVRTWALLIAASILYIPANLLPIMTVSTLGQGSPDTIMSGVITLLKHGMVPIAAVVFIASILVPTFKLVGIGLLLYSVQRHQPLSARQRILMYRFIEFIGRWSMLDIFVIAILVAVVNFGRIASVEANLGAVAFATVVILTMLAALTFDPRLIWDNTESDDDHE from the coding sequence ATGCGGGCGATTGATGCAGGCATTCTTGTCTGCAATGAATGTCATGAACTGAACAAGCAAGTGCAAGACAGCACGTCGCAGACCTGTACACGCTGCGGCGCCATTGTCCATGCTCGCCGCCCAAACAGTATCGTGCGTACCTGGGCGCTGCTGATTGCCGCGTCGATCTTGTACATCCCGGCCAACCTGCTGCCGATCATGACTGTGAGTACACTCGGTCAGGGCAGCCCCGACACGATCATGTCCGGCGTCATTACCCTGCTCAAGCACGGCATGGTGCCCATTGCTGCGGTGGTGTTCATTGCCAGTATCCTGGTGCCCACGTTCAAGCTGGTGGGCATTGGCCTGCTGCTGTACTCCGTTCAGCGTCACCAGCCGCTTTCGGCGCGGCAACGGATATTGATGTACCGCTTCATCGAATTCATTGGGCGCTGGTCCATGCTCGATATCTTCGTCATCGCCATCCTGGTGGCCGTGGTGAATTTCGGCCGAATAGCCAGTGTCGAAGCCAATCTGGGCGCTGTCGCCTTCGCAACTGTGGTGATCCTGACAATGCTTGCCGCTTTAACTTTCGATCCCCGACTGATTTGGGATAACACGGAGTCGGATGACGACCATGAGTGA
- a CDS encoding MlaD family protein: protein MSDLPTAKTRPASNWSAIWILPLIALMIGGWLAWQAYSSAGVEIEVRFESGEGIVANKTEVIYKGMPVGKVKNLVLDAEGDNQGVIATIEMNKAAEPHLTKGTRFWLVKPSVSLAGITGLETLVSGNYIAVSPGEGERTKRFTALKVAPPLSDTEPGLHLTLKADRLGSLNRDSPVFYKQIQVGRVKSYRLSEDQSTVEVKVFIEPAYASLVRKHTRFWNASGVSIDASLSGVKVRSESLSSIVAGGIAFATPEYRKDSPPTDPSLPFRLYEDFDAAQAGIRVKVKLSDYEGLQAGRTPVMYKGIQVGSLKALKMEDNLSSASAELTLDPLTEDYLVDGTQFWVVKPSISLAGITGLEALVKGNYIAIRPGEKGARPEREFEARAKAPPLDLKAPGLHMVLFADTLGSLEVGSPVMYRQVKVGSVQSYQFARNSNRILIGVHIEKEYEKLVNGSSRFWNVSGITLTGGLSGIKIKSESLQTLMAGGIAFDTPRPDVALKRHIPRFRLHDSQEAVNRAGTLITIRVDRADGLKPGTAIRFRGLDVGSIESVDLTDDLQAVLLRARITEAADRIARAGTQFWVVKPALGLVRTENLDTLIGGQYLEVQPAAKDRGPQRDFIALADAPQVAGPEVGLPLTLSAPRRGSIKPGVPVTYREVAVGKVTGFELGQSADRVLIHILIEPRYAALVRSGSRFWNSSGFGFDWGLFKGATVRTESVQTLIDGGIAFATPDGEQMGNPARPQQTFALFDKAEDEWMQWAPKIQIAR, encoded by the coding sequence ATGAGTGACCTGCCAACGGCTAAAACCCGCCCAGCCTCTAACTGGTCGGCCATCTGGATTCTGCCTTTGATCGCCTTGATGATCGGTGGCTGGCTCGCGTGGCAGGCCTACAGCTCGGCGGGGGTAGAAATTGAAGTCCGCTTCGAGTCGGGTGAAGGTATCGTCGCCAACAAGACCGAAGTCATCTACAAGGGCATGCCGGTAGGCAAGGTGAAGAACCTGGTGCTCGATGCCGAGGGCGACAACCAGGGAGTGATCGCCACCATCGAGATGAACAAGGCTGCGGAGCCTCACCTGACCAAGGGCACACGCTTCTGGCTGGTTAAGCCCAGTGTCAGCCTGGCGGGTATTACCGGCCTTGAGACACTGGTGTCGGGTAACTACATCGCCGTCAGTCCAGGGGAGGGGGAGCGTACCAAGCGCTTTACCGCGTTGAAGGTGGCCCCGCCGCTCTCGGATACGGAGCCTGGCCTGCATCTGACCCTCAAGGCCGACAGGCTGGGTTCGCTCAACCGTGACAGCCCGGTGTTCTACAAGCAGATTCAGGTGGGTCGAGTGAAAAGCTACCGACTGTCCGAGGACCAGAGCACCGTCGAGGTCAAAGTCTTCATCGAGCCCGCCTACGCCAGCCTGGTGCGTAAACACACGCGTTTCTGGAATGCCAGCGGCGTCAGCATCGATGCTTCGCTGTCAGGTGTGAAGGTGCGCAGCGAGTCGCTGTCGAGCATCGTGGCCGGTGGTATCGCCTTCGCCACGCCGGAATACCGCAAGGACAGCCCGCCCACCGACCCGAGCCTGCCATTCCGCCTGTATGAGGACTTTGATGCAGCCCAGGCCGGTATTCGGGTCAAAGTGAAACTGAGCGATTATGAAGGCCTGCAGGCGGGTCGCACGCCGGTTATGTACAAGGGTATTCAGGTGGGCTCGCTGAAGGCCCTGAAGATGGAAGACAACCTGTCCAGCGCGTCGGCCGAGTTGACACTGGACCCGCTGACCGAAGACTACCTGGTGGACGGGACTCAGTTCTGGGTAGTCAAACCGTCGATTTCCCTGGCGGGTATCACTGGCCTGGAAGCGCTGGTCAAAGGTAACTACATCGCCATTCGCCCCGGTGAGAAGGGCGCACGGCCAGAGCGTGAGTTCGAAGCCCGTGCCAAGGCGCCGCCACTCGATCTCAAGGCACCGGGCCTGCACATGGTGTTGTTCGCCGACACCTTGGGTTCGCTGGAAGTCGGCAGCCCGGTTATGTACCGCCAGGTGAAGGTGGGTAGCGTCCAAAGCTACCAGTTCGCTCGCAACAGCAACCGCATCCTGATCGGTGTACATATCGAGAAGGAGTACGAAAAGCTGGTCAATGGTTCGTCGCGCTTCTGGAACGTCAGTGGTATCACCCTGACCGGCGGCCTTTCTGGCATCAAGATCAAGAGTGAATCACTGCAAACATTGATGGCCGGTGGTATCGCCTTCGACACGCCGCGGCCCGATGTGGCGCTGAAACGGCACATTCCGCGCTTCCGCCTGCATGACAGCCAAGAAGCGGTAAACCGTGCCGGCACGTTGATCACCATCCGTGTCGACCGTGCAGATGGCCTGAAGCCGGGTACGGCGATCCGCTTCCGTGGCCTGGATGTGGGCAGTATCGAAAGCGTCGACCTCACCGATGACTTGCAGGCCGTGCTGCTGCGGGCGCGCATTACCGAAGCGGCGGACCGTATCGCCCGCGCCGGTACGCAGTTCTGGGTGGTCAAGCCAGCATTAGGCCTGGTGCGCACCGAGAACCTCGACACCCTGATTGGCGGCCAGTACCTGGAAGTGCAGCCGGCAGCCAAGGACCGTGGTCCGCAGCGTGATTTCATTGCCTTGGCCGATGCTCCACAGGTGGCGGGGCCAGAGGTCGGTCTGCCGTTGACACTCAGTGCGCCACGCCGTGGCTCGATCAAACCGGGTGTGCCGGTGACCTACCGTGAGGTTGCGGTGGGCAAGGTGACAGGCTTCGAGCTGGGCCAGAGCGCTGACCGTGTGCTGATCCATATCCTCATCGAGCCGCGCTATGCCGCCTTGGTACGCAGCGGTAGCCGTTTCTGGAACAGCAGTGGCTTCGGTTTCGATTGGGGGCTGTTCAAGGGCGCCACGGTGCGCACCGAGTCGGTGCAGACCCTGATCGATGGCGGTATCGCTTTTGCAACGCCAGATGGCGAGCAGATGGGCAACCCAGCACGACCGCAGCAGACATTCGCCTTGTTCGACAAGGCGGAGGATGAATGGATGCAGTGGGCGCCGAAGATCCAAATCGCCAGGTAA